TTTCCTTCTCCTCTTATTTTAACTCCTGTTAACTGATCTAAACCAAAAGATTTAATTCGTTTTACAAATCTCTTTGGATTTTTATCATAATTTTTTCGAATGGTTTTTACAATTCCAACATTTGATGAAACTTCAAAAACACGTGCTAATGAAATTTTACCATGACCACCACTTTTACTATCCTCGACTTTTCTATTGTTAATAAATATCTTTCCATTTCCACAATTAACAACATCAGAAGTATCTGCAACTCTATCTTCTAAAACAGCCATTAAACTAGCCAATTTAAAAGTAGATCCAGGTTCATGACTTTCCCAAACTGCGTAATTTCTTTTCTCGTAATATTTCCCTTCGGATGTTCTTCCTAAATTAGAAATCGCTTTTATTTCACCAGTTTCAACTTCCATTACAACAGCACATCCATGGTCTGCTTCAAAATATTCTAATCGATTAAGTAATGCATGATGCGTTATATCCTGAATATTTACATCAATTGTAGTAATTACATCACTACCATCTATCGGTTCTTTTTCATTAACATCATTAATAGGTCTCCATTGCCCTTTTGCAATTTTCTGCTTTAAACGCCAGCCGTTTTCACCTTGCATATAATCTGCAAATGCACCTTCAATACCTGCTCCTCCTCTTTTATTATCGTAGCCTATTGTTCGCGCAGCAATTTTACCTATCGGATGTACACGAACAGTACTTTGTTCGGCAATAAATCCTCCTCTATAAAGTCCTTCGTTAAAAATTGGAAATTTTCTAATTTTCGCACAATCGTTATACCCAACATTTCGAGCAATTAATAAGTAGCGATTTTTTCGTTTTCTGGCACGTCTAATTTTATTTTGATAATAACTAGCAGGCTTGCCTAACATTTCAGCTAATGCTTCAGATAATGCTCTAATATTTTTTTCGAATACTTCTGATTTTACCACAACAGCATCCATTCTTATGGTATACTTAGTTATTGAAGTAGCTAATAAATTTCCATCAGCAGCATATACATTACCTCTGTTTGCAAATATGGTATCGTTTTTTACTGTTTTTTCTAGAGAAAGTTTACGATACTTATCTCCATCTAAATATTGAAGTTTAAAAACCCTAAAAACAATAAGCAAAAGAAAAAGCGTCATTAAAACTACAACTACATAGAGTCTGTTTAATATGCTTTTTTTTATGACCATTTTTTATCTATTCTTTTTTTGTTGTTACTTTTATTTTTTGAGGTGGTTTCTTTGCGGGAAACAATCCATTAGCTTTTACTTTATCTCGAATACTACTTTCTAATCTAATTTTAGTCAATTCAGTACTCGTATCAAAATCTTCAGCTCTCAACTCTCTTTTTTTCCTATTCAGCTTAGCTATTTTCACAACTTTTGCATCTAAACGATGAGAGCTCGATATCATCATTAATAATAAGCTCACCACAAAAATTAAGATACCCCAATTATTAAAAGAGTTATCATCTGTTAAAAACCGCCCTCGCAAAACATCATAAATACCTTTCTTTACTTTAGACATTATTTTAAAGTTGCTATTCGTAGCTTTGCACTTCGTGCTCTATTATTTAATTTAATTTCTTCCCAACTTGGTATAATTAGCTTACCAACTTTTTTTAATGGAACAGTAAAATTACCATAAAAATCTTTTTCTGGTTCACCAACAAACAACCCTGTCCTTATAAATCGCTTTACCAATCTATCCTCTAACGAATGGTATGAAATAACGCTTAATCGTCCATTTTCATTTAATAAACCAGGAATTTGCTCTAAAAACTCTTTTAAAACTTCCAATTCTTGATTTACTTCAATTCGAACAGCTTGAAATATCTGAGCTAATATTTTGTGTTCTTTAGCTTCTGGAAGAAATTCTTTTAATACCTCTTTCAATTGAAAACTAGTATTAATTTCTTCTTCTTGCCTAGCCTCTACAATCTTTTTAGCTAACATTCTTGCGTTTCTTAATTCGCCATATAAAAACAAGATATCAGCTAATCGTTCTTCACTATATTTATTGATAATTTTCTTAGCAGATAAATCAGATTTCTGATCCATTCTCATATCTAAATCAGCATCAAAACGAGTAGAAAAACCTCTATCGGCTTCATCAAATTGATGAGAAGAAACTCCTAAATCACCTAAGATACCATCTACTTTTCTAATTCCATAGAAACGTAAAAACCTAGAAATAAATCTAAAATTTTCACCTATTAATACAAAACGACTGTCATCAATTACATTTTGTTGTGCATCAGGATCTTGATCAAAAGCAAATAGCCTACCATTTTCTCCTAACCTACTTAAAATTTCTTTTGAATGACCACCGCCACCAAAAGTTACATCAATATATACTCCGTCTTCTTTAATATCAAGAGCATCTACACTTTCCTTTAACAATACTGGATTATGATAATTCATCTACATCTTCTATATTTCCCATTACTTCTTCTGCTAAATCAGCAAAATCAACAACAGTGTCATCAATTACTTTTTCGTATCTTTCTTTATCCCAAATTTCAATAATATTAACAGCTGAAGAAAGCACTATTTGCTTACTAATACCTGCAAATAAACATAAGTTTTTTGGAATTAATAACCTACCTGAAACATCTACTTCTAGCATTTTTACACCAGCAGTAAACCTTCTTATAAAGTCATCATTTTTTTTTACAAATCTATTTAATTTATGAATTTTACACATCACTAAATTCCACTCTTCCATTGGGTATAACTCCAAGCAAGGCTGAAAAACAGACCTTTTAATAACAAACCCATTTAACAACACATCAGATAGTTGTTTCTTGAAAGCTGATGAGAACATAAACCTCCCTTTAGTATCAACTTTACATTCGTATGTTCCTATTAAATTTATCAATTTAAAAAGTCAGTAGTTTGCATCAAAAATAAAAAAAAATACCACTTATTCCCACTTTACACCACTTTGTTAATAAGTTTTGATTTCACCATTAAAAACTGATTACTAGCTCTTTTAACGACAACTAGAAGCATCAAATAATAAAACTGAAAATTTAACAAAAAAGGACTACATTTGTCATTAAGTCAAACTGATAAATTAATGGGTGATTTTTTAAAGAAAGAGGGCAAATTTACATATGCAGAAGCAGGAGAAGGAAAAGCATTAGTCGTATTACACGGATTAATGGGTGCTCTAAGTAATTTTGATGAAACATTTAAACATTTTTCTGAAAAAGGGTATAGGGTTTTAATACCTGAACTACCTTTATATACACTACCGCTAATAAAAACAAATGTAAAAAACTTAGCAGATTATGTACATGATTTTATTGAATACAAAGGTCTTAAAGACGTTGTTCTTTTAGGAAATTCATTAGGTGGACATATTGCTTTATATTACACAAAGCATTACCCTGAAGATGTAGGTGCTATCGTTTTAACAGGTAGTTCTGGTTTGTATGAAAAATCAATGGGAGATAGTTACCCTAAAAGAGGTAATTATGAATATATTGAAAACAAAGCTAGAGAGGTTTTTTACGACCCTAAAATTGCAACAAAAGAACTTGTAGATGGTATTTATGCTATTGTAAGTGATAGAGTTAAAGCTTTAAAAACTTTATCTATTGCTAAAAGTGCTATTCGTCATAATATGGCGAATGACTTACCAAATATGCACCAACCAACCTGTCTTATTTGGGGAAAACAAGACGGAGTCACACCACCTGAAGTTGCAGAAGATTTCCATAAAATATTACCAGATTCAGATTTATTTTGGATTGATAAATGTGGGCATGCAGCAATGATGGAAACTCCTCAAGAATTTAATGAAATTTTAGAAAGCTGGCTTTCTAAAAGAAATTTATAATAGCATAACTTATATTTATGAAAATAAGATCTGCAGATTTTGTAATGAGTAACAGTAATGTTATGAAAGCTCCAAAGGATAGAATTCCTGAATATGCTTTTATAGGTCGCTCAAATGTGGGGAAATCTTCGTTAATCAACATGTTGATGCAACGTAAAGATTTAGCCAAAACTTCTGGTAAACCAGGAAAAACTCAACTGATAAATCACTTTAAAATAAACCAAGAATGGTTTTTAGTCGATTTACCAGGATATGGGTATGCTCAAATATCTAAAAAGAAAAGAACTATTTTTCAATTTTTTATTGAAAACTATTTCAAAGAAAGAGAACAACTTGTTTTTACTTTTGTTTTAATCGATTCTCGTCACGATCCGCAAAAGATTGATTTAGAATTTATGCAGTTTTTAGGTGAAAATCAAATTCCTTTTGGTATCGTTTTTACAAAAGCCGATAAATTAGGAACAACTAAAATAAACAATCAAATAGCAAACTATAAAAAAGAAGTTGCTAAAACACTGGGAAATACTTCCTACTTCTTTTCTTACTTCATCAGAAACAGGTTTAGGACGTGAAGAATTTTTAGAATTCATTGATAAGACCAATGAAACTATTCTTAAAGATTTTAAATAAATTACCAATACAACATTTTACATCTTAAAAAATGCACTCTACTAAAGATAATTTACAAGTTTTACATGAAGATAATCATTTAGTGATTATTAATAAAAGAGCTGGTGATATTGTTCAGGGTGATAAAACAGGCGATAAACCATTGTCTGATGTTGTTAAAGAATACATCAAAGAAAAATACGACAAACCTGGTGCTGTTTATTTAGGTACAGTTCACCGATTAGACAGACCAACTTCAGGTGTTGTAATTTACGCCCGTACTTCAAAAGCTTTAGAGCGTTTGAATAAAATGTTACGTGATAAAATCATCAAAAAAACATATTGGGCGGTTGTGAAAGATCAACCAAATAAATCTGAAGATACACTTATTAGTTTTTTAAAGAAAAACCCGAAGAATAACAAATCTACATCATATCCGAAGGAAATTGACGGTAGTAAAAAAGCAATTCTTCATTATAAAGTTATCAAAAAATTAGATAATTATTCTTTATTAGAAATTGATTTAGAAACAGGTCGTCATCATCAAATTCGAGTGCAATTATCAAACATTGGTTGTATAATAAAAGGAGATTTAAAATACGGTTCTAAAAGAAGTAACAAAGACGGAGGTATTCATTTACGTACTCGTAAAATTGAATTTATTCATCCTGTAAGTAAAGAACTTATCAAAGTTACAGCTCCAACACCAAAAGACCCAATTTGGGACTCTTGCTCATAACATTAAATATTTTTAAA
The Tenacibaculum pacificus DNA segment above includes these coding regions:
- a CDS encoding division/cell wall cluster transcriptional repressor MraZ, with the translated sequence MINLIGTYECKVDTKGRFMFSSAFKKQLSDVLLNGFVIKRSVFQPCLELYPMEEWNLVMCKIHKLNRFVKKNDDFIRRFTAGVKMLEVDVSGRLLIPKNLCLFAGISKQIVLSSAVNIIEIWDKERYEKVIDDTVVDFADLAEEVMGNIEDVDELS
- a CDS encoding penicillin-binding protein → MTLFLLLIVFRVFKLQYLDGDKYRKLSLEKTVKNDTIFANRGNVYAADGNLLATSITKYTIRMDAVVVKSEVFEKNIRALSEALAEMLGKPASYYQNKIRRARKRKNRYLLIARNVGYNDCAKIRKFPIFNEGLYRGGFIAEQSTVRVHPIGKIAARTIGYDNKRGGAGIEGAFADYMQGENGWRLKQKIAKGQWRPINDVNEKEPIDGSDVITTIDVNIQDITHHALLNRLEYFEADHGCAVVMEVETGEIKAISNLGRTSEGKYYEKRNYAVWESHEPGSTFKLASLMAVLEDRVADTSDVVNCGNGKIFINNRKVEDSKSGGHGKISLARVFEVSSNVGIVKTIRKNYDKNPKRFVKRIKSFGLDQLTGVKIRGEGKPYIPNPSENTWSPISLEWMAWGYGVHLTALQVLTFYNAVANNGKLVKPYFVKELRVGGNVEKSFETEVLKDKIASQNTINQVRKIMENTVKRGTAENIYSSNFSMAGKTGTAQKWIPKYKNSNGKTVYGHYSKKKYVASFTGFFPADKPKYSCIVVVHSPNKSKGYYGGIVAAPVFKEIAQKIYTTTPINNQLVSDEISSASIDKDYQDYYNKLIKYKTIMPRVVGMSGMDAIALLENMGLRVEFSGMGKVTEQSIGNGIKVSKGATVYLKLL
- a CDS encoding RluA family pseudouridine synthase, whose translation is MHSTKDNLQVLHEDNHLVIINKRAGDIVQGDKTGDKPLSDVVKEYIKEKYDKPGAVYLGTVHRLDRPTSGVVIYARTSKALERLNKMLRDKIIKKTYWAVVKDQPNKSEDTLISFLKKNPKNNKSTSYPKEIDGSKKAILHYKVIKKLDNYSLLEIDLETGRHHQIRVQLSNIGCIIKGDLKYGSKRSNKDGGIHLRTRKIEFIHPVSKELIKVTAPTPKDPIWDSCS
- a CDS encoding FtsL-like putative cell division protein, whose product is MSKVKKGIYDVLRGRFLTDDNSFNNWGILIFVVSLLLMMISSSHRLDAKVVKIAKLNRKKRELRAEDFDTSTELTKIRLESSIRDKVKANGLFPAKKPPQKIKVTTKKE
- the rsmH gene encoding 16S rRNA (cytosine(1402)-N(4))-methyltransferase RsmH encodes the protein MNYHNPVLLKESVDALDIKEDGVYIDVTFGGGGHSKEILSRLGENGRLFAFDQDPDAQQNVIDDSRFVLIGENFRFISRFLRFYGIRKVDGILGDLGVSSHQFDEADRGFSTRFDADLDMRMDQKSDLSAKKIINKYSEERLADILFLYGELRNARMLAKKIVEARQEEEINTSFQLKEVLKEFLPEAKEHKILAQIFQAVRIEVNQELEVLKEFLEQIPGLLNENGRLSVISYHSLEDRLVKRFIRTGLFVGEPEKDFYGNFTVPLKKVGKLIIPSWEEIKLNNRARSAKLRIATLK
- a CDS encoding alpha/beta fold hydrolase is translated as MGDFLKKEGKFTYAEAGEGKALVVLHGLMGALSNFDETFKHFSEKGYRVLIPELPLYTLPLIKTNVKNLADYVHDFIEYKGLKDVVLLGNSLGGHIALYYTKHYPEDVGAIVLTGSSGLYEKSMGDSYPKRGNYEYIENKAREVFYDPKIATKELVDGIYAIVSDRVKALKTLSIAKSAIRHNMANDLPNMHQPTCLIWGKQDGVTPPEVAEDFHKILPDSDLFWIDKCGHAAMMETPQEFNEILESWLSKRNL